One Bacteroidia bacterium genomic window carries:
- a CDS encoding Tm-1-like ATP-binding domain-containing protein: protein MLSPPHSIAEKTVLMLGCFDTKAEDFAYLRSSLIAFGTKVISLNTGVRGSGDFPVEFEAEAVAQKTDMSLDELKESSDRSLVIEKMGKGAAHIIASLLAEGKVDGAIGMGGGGGTYITLLAMQAIPIGVPKFCLSTIASKDLSRQVGNKDVVLMPSIVDIAGLNSISRLLIKQAAGAICGMLQAGAAAPQKNIKGSIAISMFGNTTACVEKCTDLLKAEGYEVLAFHAVGVGGKTMESLISDGFFDAVLDITTTELADELCDGICSAGPDRLTAASKMGIPQVVVPGCLDMVNYGHLDTVPERFKSRQLFSWAPDVTLMRTNEEENRILASTMAEKLNASQGEVAVLLPKKGISKVSSEGGVFYKPAVDQLLFDSLKDQLLPHIPVEEMDTHINDEAFATKAVHTILNMLNHSK, encoded by the coding sequence ATGCTATCACCTCCTCATTCCATAGCTGAGAAAACGGTTTTGATGCTTGGTTGCTTTGATACCAAAGCTGAAGATTTTGCCTATCTGAGGTCCTCTTTGATTGCCTTCGGAACAAAGGTGATCTCCCTAAACACAGGAGTTAGAGGTAGTGGAGATTTTCCAGTAGAATTTGAGGCTGAAGCCGTAGCACAAAAAACGGACATGAGCCTTGACGAATTAAAAGAAAGTTCCGATAGAAGCCTTGTCATAGAAAAAATGGGGAAAGGGGCTGCACATATCATAGCAAGCTTGTTGGCAGAAGGAAAAGTTGATGGGGCAATTGGTATGGGCGGCGGCGGTGGAACCTATATCACCTTATTGGCTATGCAGGCCATCCCGATTGGAGTTCCTAAATTTTGCCTGAGTACCATCGCCTCCAAAGATCTTTCCCGTCAGGTCGGCAATAAAGATGTCGTTCTGATGCCTTCTATAGTAGATATAGCTGGATTAAATTCAATCAGTCGATTGCTGATCAAACAAGCCGCAGGAGCTATCTGTGGAATGCTTCAAGCCGGTGCAGCTGCCCCACAAAAAAATATAAAAGGCAGCATAGCCATCAGCATGTTTGGCAATACTACCGCTTGTGTCGAAAAATGTACGGACCTTTTAAAAGCAGAGGGCTATGAAGTCCTGGCTTTCCATGCTGTCGGTGTAGGTGGAAAGACCATGGAATCTCTCATTTCTGATGGCTTTTTTGATGCTGTATTAGATATCACAACTACCGAACTGGCGGACGAACTCTGCGATGGGATTTGCAGCGCAGGACCGGATCGACTGACAGCAGCCTCGAAAATGGGAATCCCTCAAGTGGTTGTCCCTGGCTGTCTGGACATGGTCAATTATGGGCACCTGGATACAGTCCCCGAACGCTTCAAATCCCGCCAACTATTTAGTTGGGCACCTGATGTGACCCTCATGCGAACCAATGAAGAAGAAAACAGAATTCTGGCCAGTACTATGGCAGAAAAACTGAATGCTTCTCAGGGAGAAGTTGCGGTATTATTACCCAAAAAGGGAATCTCTAAAGTGAGTAGTGAAGGAGGAGTATTCTATAAGCCAGCCGTCGATCAATTGCTCTTTGACAGCCTGAAAGATCAGCTTCTGCCTCATATCCCCGTAGAGGAAATGGACACCCACATCAATGATGAAGCTTTTGCCACAAAAGCTGTCCACACTATATTAAATATGCTTAATCACTCAAAATAA
- a CDS encoding phosphoenolpyruvate hydrolase family protein, which produces MPNPWTGIGNPYTKQEVRDRLQATLDKNKAIIGAGAGTGISAKFIEKGGADLIIIYNSGRFRMSGHGSTAGMMAYGDANAVAMEIGEFEVLPVVEEVPVICGVHGSDPRRRMWHFLLQVKDMGFSGVNNFPTHSIVDGHFRNVLEETGMSFQKEVEMIRLASKMDLFSIVYVAKPEEAVQMADAGADAIIAHVGTTVGGSIGVVGASCTMDDAIERTQTIIDAVKKANHDTFFLAHGGPINTPEDVRIILDKTDAHGFVGASSLERMGVEQSLLKLTQEFKSLTLSK; this is translated from the coding sequence ATGCCAAATCCCTGGACAGGAATAGGAAATCCTTATACCAAGCAAGAAGTAAGAGATCGTTTGCAGGCCACCCTGGATAAAAACAAAGCCATCATTGGTGCAGGAGCAGGTACCGGTATCAGTGCTAAATTCATCGAAAAAGGCGGAGCGGACCTGATTATCATTTACAATTCAGGACGTTTTCGTATGTCGGGACATGGTTCGACCGCAGGTATGATGGCCTATGGTGATGCCAATGCCGTGGCTATGGAAATCGGGGAGTTTGAAGTCTTGCCAGTAGTAGAAGAAGTTCCCGTTATATGCGGAGTACATGGAAGCGATCCTCGCAGGAGGATGTGGCACTTTCTGCTACAAGTCAAAGACATGGGATTTTCGGGTGTCAATAATTTCCCTACTCACTCTATCGTTGATGGCCACTTTAGAAATGTCCTGGAAGAAACCGGTATGAGTTTTCAAAAGGAAGTTGAAATGATTCGTCTGGCTAGCAAAATGGACCTATTCTCTATCGTATATGTAGCCAAACCAGAAGAGGCGGTTCAAATGGCTGATGCAGGTGCGGATGCCATCATTGCTCATGTTGGTACAACCGTCGGAGGCTCGATAGGAGTGGTCGGTGCAAGCTGCACCATGGATGATGCGATTGAACGAACACAGACCATCATAGATGCGGTAAAGAAAGCCAATCACGATACTTTCTTTTTGGCGCATGGAGGTCCGATCAATACCCCCGAAGATGTACGTATCATTTTAGATAAGACCGATGCACATGGATTTGTCGGAGCCTCCTCTCTTGAAAGAATGGGCGTAGAACAATCCCTGCTTAAGCTGACCCAAGAATTTAAATCCCTGACTCTTTCTAAATAA
- a CDS encoding cupin domain-containing protein — protein sequence MEKYWKFVKEQDILKEKAFGRENHWHYHAEISKAANTYLVKVIVPQGGGHDFHRHPEMNEILYILKGSAEQWVEDEKQILGPGDSVYIDPNVVHATINAGEGELEFLAILAPAEGWEAGTIDESENLPYTEYRKA from the coding sequence ATGGAGAAATACTGGAAATTTGTCAAAGAACAGGATATCCTCAAAGAGAAGGCCTTTGGCAGGGAAAATCATTGGCACTATCATGCTGAGATCAGCAAAGCAGCCAATACCTATCTGGTAAAAGTAATTGTCCCGCAAGGAGGAGGTCATGACTTTCATAGACATCCGGAAATGAATGAGATTTTATACATCCTCAAGGGAAGTGCCGAACAATGGGTTGAGGACGAGAAACAGATACTGGGTCCCGGCGATTCTGTTTATATAGATCCAAATGTCGTGCATGCCACGATAAATGCAGGAGAAGGAGAACTGGAATTTCTTGCCATCCTCGCTCCGGCAGAGGGATGGGAGGCAGGTACCATTGATGAATCCGAGAATTTGCCTTATACTGAATACAGAAAGGCTTGA
- a CDS encoding ThuA domain-containing protein, with protein sequence MKNHVAQLGGILLLLFICIACRTEKKNLPELTYAGEEPRVQLPLSPEESKEHIQLPDGFEAFLYASEPEIINPIAFAWDERGRLWVVQSQDYPHGLANDVGGDRITICEDTDGDGKADSFTDFATEQSLSTGIVIVKGGAIVAQAPEMVFLEDTDGDDKMDKRTVLFDGFGTWDTHAGPANLKYGTDNQIWGSVGYSGFENTFEGKNVSFTRGVYRFSQDGKSFEPIGQFNNNTWGLGITQDFQIFGSTANNNHACYIGIPLRYYEHLPKRPSWALNADFIQGHYEISSPDPIPLQQVDVRGGYTAAAGANFYTAANYPAEYQNQMYVNEPTGHLVHLAKIVPEGAGFKEIDGGNIFASTDAWTAPVYTETGPDGNLWVADWYNPVIQHNPDKRGMENQIWNADKGEGNAHLNPLRDKGHGRIYIIKHKNGDPSEIKKLDPADSKGLLAGLESDNMFWRITAQRLIVENEHTDLIPDLLALAGEDESGLNAPAIHALWSLHALGALDGSNEDANSLLEKTLAYASSGVKRSALSLLPADAKGSELLLQSGLLESDDPQLKLAAILKASELPETDQLFQIMEKLSQEESNFSDPWLKAAIKIYFREQNYEDIREEEVAMLIPASDEGGSHWQYTESEPKENWNSLDFDDSNWKSGEGVFGTADRGPAIKTSWSSDDIWMRKTIQLEGEISDPVLKIWHDDNYEVYVNGKLLFAEKGATGTYKFIRLDPELGSFFKKGENVLAVYCHNGGGLQFIDTGIGKVAEFRADKSIDLHTVSQKMAYDKTVLHAMAGENLEIRLNNKDEMPHNLVLIEEGKLEDFGKLVDKFLQSPDAAESEYVPQSRYVIAATEMLDPEEVGVIRIKVPDKPGDYPFLCTFPGHWRLMQGILKVSPKGTYISDNKSAPEIALMGGGGSHNFEKFFGVADGKIMSQEGKNTVNYTESPAFLRSLLPSADILCISNNKAYDAETKQAIISHVNNGKSMMIYHPSTWYNWEDWPEYNQQLVGGGSRSHEKLQEFEVKVVKPNHPIMKGVLASFRIVDELYRWEKDPNGTDIEVLAIGKGLESGEEYPVVWIVKHPKAKIVGNTLGHDERAHDLPPYQTILNNSLNWVKRKSL encoded by the coding sequence ATGAAAAATCATGTAGCCCAATTGGGAGGCATATTGCTACTACTGTTCATTTGCATTGCCTGCCGTACGGAAAAAAAGAACCTTCCAGAACTGACTTATGCCGGAGAAGAACCTCGGGTTCAGCTTCCCCTCAGTCCAGAAGAATCCAAAGAACATATCCAGCTTCCGGATGGTTTCGAAGCTTTTCTATATGCTTCAGAACCGGAGATTATCAATCCTATTGCTTTTGCCTGGGATGAAAGAGGCAGATTATGGGTCGTTCAATCTCAGGACTATCCCCATGGACTTGCCAATGATGTAGGGGGAGACAGAATTACCATTTGTGAGGATACGGATGGAGATGGTAAAGCGGATAGCTTTACTGATTTTGCTACAGAGCAAAGTCTGAGTACCGGAATTGTCATAGTAAAAGGAGGAGCAATAGTAGCCCAGGCACCGGAGATGGTCTTTCTGGAAGATACCGATGGAGACGACAAAATGGATAAAAGAACGGTATTATTCGATGGTTTTGGAACCTGGGATACACATGCAGGTCCTGCTAACCTCAAATATGGAACCGACAATCAGATTTGGGGCAGCGTAGGCTATTCTGGTTTTGAAAATACTTTCGAAGGAAAAAACGTCAGCTTTACCCGAGGTGTATATCGATTCTCCCAGGACGGAAAATCCTTTGAACCCATCGGCCAGTTCAACAATAATACCTGGGGTCTGGGTATCACCCAGGACTTCCAAATTTTTGGCTCAACCGCCAATAACAATCACGCTTGTTATATCGGCATTCCTTTGCGCTACTATGAGCATTTGCCCAAACGCCCAAGCTGGGCCCTGAATGCTGATTTTATCCAGGGTCATTATGAGATTTCTTCTCCCGATCCTATCCCGCTTCAACAAGTCGATGTACGAGGAGGATATACGGCAGCAGCGGGAGCCAATTTTTATACAGCCGCAAACTACCCTGCCGAATACCAAAACCAAATGTATGTCAATGAACCTACAGGACATTTGGTACATCTCGCAAAGATCGTCCCCGAGGGAGCAGGATTTAAAGAAATTGATGGAGGAAATATTTTCGCCAGTACGGATGCCTGGACAGCTCCAGTCTATACGGAAACAGGCCCCGACGGCAATCTATGGGTAGCTGATTGGTACAATCCCGTTATCCAGCACAATCCCGATAAACGAGGCATGGAAAATCAGATATGGAATGCGGATAAAGGAGAGGGAAATGCTCACCTGAATCCTCTCAGGGACAAAGGCCATGGCAGAATCTATATCATTAAACATAAAAATGGAGATCCTTCAGAAATTAAAAAGCTCGATCCAGCAGACAGCAAAGGATTATTGGCTGGACTGGAAAGTGATAATATGTTCTGGCGAATAACTGCCCAACGCCTTATCGTTGAAAATGAACATACAGACCTTATTCCCGACCTATTGGCTTTGGCAGGAGAGGATGAAAGCGGACTCAATGCTCCTGCCATTCATGCCCTTTGGAGTCTTCATGCTTTGGGTGCATTAGATGGATCAAATGAGGATGCCAATAGTCTTTTGGAGAAGACCCTTGCCTATGCTTCCAGTGGAGTAAAAAGGTCTGCCTTGTCCCTATTACCCGCTGACGCAAAAGGAAGTGAACTTCTGCTTCAATCAGGATTACTGGAAAGTGATGATCCACAATTGAAACTCGCTGCTATACTCAAGGCAAGCGAATTGCCAGAAACAGATCAGCTATTTCAAATCATGGAAAAGTTATCTCAGGAAGAAAGCAATTTTTCTGATCCCTGGTTGAAAGCTGCCATCAAAATCTATTTCCGCGAGCAGAATTATGAAGACATTAGAGAAGAAGAAGTTGCCATGCTGATTCCAGCATCCGATGAAGGAGGAAGTCACTGGCAATACACAGAAAGTGAACCAAAGGAGAATTGGAACAGCCTGGACTTTGATGATTCAAACTGGAAATCCGGCGAAGGAGTATTTGGCACTGCGGATCGGGGCCCTGCTATAAAAACAAGCTGGTCCTCAGATGATATTTGGATGCGAAAAACTATCCAGTTGGAAGGCGAAATATCAGATCCAGTCCTTAAAATCTGGCACGATGACAATTATGAAGTCTATGTAAATGGAAAGCTTTTGTTTGCCGAAAAAGGAGCTACGGGCACCTACAAATTCATTCGACTAGACCCGGAACTGGGAAGTTTCTTCAAAAAAGGGGAGAATGTGCTGGCGGTTTATTGTCACAATGGAGGAGGGCTTCAATTCATTGACACGGGGATCGGAAAGGTCGCGGAATTTAGAGCCGACAAAAGCATCGACTTACATACGGTTTCTCAAAAAATGGCTTATGACAAAACCGTGCTGCATGCAATGGCTGGAGAGAATCTGGAAATCAGGCTAAACAATAAAGATGAAATGCCCCATAATCTGGTCCTCATTGAAGAAGGCAAACTGGAGGACTTCGGGAAACTGGTCGACAAGTTTCTGCAAAGCCCGGATGCTGCAGAAAGTGAATATGTACCCCAATCGCGCTATGTGATTGCCGCTACGGAAATGCTGGATCCGGAAGAAGTGGGAGTGATTCGGATTAAAGTACCGGATAAACCCGGAGATTATCCCTTCCTATGTACCTTCCCCGGACACTGGAGATTGATGCAGGGTATCCTAAAGGTTAGTCCAAAAGGCACCTATATTTCAGATAATAAATCTGCCCCGGAAATTGCCCTTATGGGAGGAGGAGGCTCCCATAATTTTGAAAAATTCTTCGGAGTGGCTGATGGAAAAATCATGAGCCAAGAAGGAAAAAACACGGTAAACTATACAGAGAGTCCTGCCTTTTTACGCAGCCTTCTTCCATCAGCTGACATCCTCTGCATTTCCAATAATAAAGCTTATGATGCCGAGACGAAGCAAGCCATTATCTCACATGTAAATAACGGTAAATCCATGATGATCTACCATCCAAGCACCTGGTACAATTGGGAAGACTGGCCCGAATACAATCAGCAATTGGTGGGCGGAGGTTCTCGCTCGCATGAAAAGTTGCAGGAATTTGAAGTGAAGGTTGTCAAGCCCAATCATCCCATTATGAAAGGGGTTCTTGCCAGCTTCCGGATTGTAGATGAATTGTACCGCTGGGAAAAAGACCCCAATGGAACAGATATAGAGGTACTGGCCATAGGGAAAGGTCTCGAATCTGGAGAAGAATATCCGGTCGTATGGATCGTCAAACATCCTAAGGCCAAAATTGTAGGAAATACCCTGGGGCATGATGAGAGGGCTCACGATCTTCCGCCCTACCAGACGATTTTAAACAATAGTTTAAATTGGGTAAAACGAAAATCTTTGTAA
- a CDS encoding DUF2279 domain-containing protein, with the protein MRKIIGLCCICLLVGMQVLGQDSLKTASSGINKAKLRTAIITESALYLGSMAYLQFIWYNDKERVPFHFFDDSKGYLQMDKMGHAYGAYLESYLSYKWLRSAGLSKNKALLFGGTAGIILQTPIEIFDGLYEGWGFSWSDMAANTAGSFLVIGQELLFDKQLFQYKFSFSRSIYAKQANGYLGDDALESLFLDYNGHSYWLSTRLNNFVLKDKLPDWLSIAVGYSANGMFGEFENRRYWGGVELPQSRRYRQFLLSPDIDWTGIPTKSRFLKGVFQALNFIKIPAPALEIDGLGRLKGHWLYF; encoded by the coding sequence ATGAGAAAAATAATAGGCCTATGCTGCATCTGTCTCCTGGTAGGCATGCAGGTTTTGGGTCAAGACAGCCTGAAAACAGCAAGTAGTGGAATCAATAAAGCCAAACTCCGCACGGCCATCATCACCGAATCTGCACTCTATTTGGGTAGCATGGCCTACCTTCAATTCATTTGGTATAATGATAAGGAGAGAGTTCCTTTCCATTTCTTCGATGATAGTAAAGGCTATCTGCAGATGGATAAAATGGGCCATGCCTATGGCGCGTATTTGGAGAGTTATCTGAGTTATAAATGGCTGAGAAGTGCGGGTCTGAGTAAGAACAAGGCTCTACTATTTGGAGGAACTGCTGGAATCATTTTGCAAACGCCCATTGAGATTTTTGATGGCCTGTATGAAGGATGGGGATTTTCCTGGAGTGATATGGCAGCCAATACAGCAGGTTCCTTTTTAGTCATCGGGCAGGAATTATTATTCGACAAACAACTATTTCAATATAAATTCAGCTTTTCCAGATCTATCTATGCAAAACAGGCAAATGGATATCTGGGAGACGATGCCCTGGAAAGTTTGTTCCTAGATTACAATGGACATAGCTATTGGTTGAGTACCCGACTCAATAATTTTGTTTTGAAGGACAAGCTTCCCGATTGGCTAAGTATAGCCGTTGGATACAGTGCCAATGGGATGTTTGGGGAATTTGAAAACCGCAGATACTGGGGAGGAGTTGAGCTGCCCCAGAGTAGAAGGTATCGGCAATTTTTGCTTTCGCCCGATATAGATTGGACAGGAATCCCAACCAAATCCAGGTTCCTGAAAGGCGTATTTCAAGCGCTGAATTTCATTAAGATTCCTGCTCCTGCTTTAGAGATTGACGGCTTAGGAAGACTAAAGGGGCATTGGCTATACTTTTGA
- a CDS encoding glycerophosphodiester phosphodiesterase codes for MSNYLPILSISLYLMVACVPKQEAVSINPYKIKKNEAPWIIAHGGAKKLYPGNSLLAFRSSATLGVDMLEMDVRMTKDGILLTHHDHNIDRMSNGKGDLIDYTYKELLTFNFGYNFQDEKGNYPYRNDSIPPCKLSEVFEAFSHMPLMVELKDRGENGKKAAHILKDMISKYKLQDKIVVVAFDENILSYFQEITAGNIQIGTSQEQTKDFVITALSAMEFLYRPKATVVAIPSQNSGINLASRRLINSAHRRNMAVHYWTIDDPAEMKKLISLGADGLITDRPDLMKKVLAEMGY; via the coding sequence ATGTCTAACTATCTTCCAATCCTCTCTATTTCCCTATACCTGATGGTGGCATGTGTTCCCAAACAGGAAGCGGTAAGCATCAATCCCTATAAAATAAAAAAAAATGAGGCTCCCTGGATCATTGCACATGGGGGTGCAAAAAAACTGTATCCCGGCAATAGCTTATTGGCGTTTCGCTCTTCAGCAACTTTAGGAGTAGATATGCTGGAAATGGATGTACGGATGACGAAAGACGGAATCCTCCTTACCCATCACGACCATAACATCGATCGAATGAGCAATGGGAAAGGAGATCTCATTGATTATACCTATAAAGAATTACTGACCTTCAACTTTGGCTACAATTTTCAGGATGAAAAAGGGAATTATCCCTACAGAAATGACAGCATTCCTCCCTGCAAACTATCTGAGGTTTTTGAAGCATTTTCTCATATGCCCTTAATGGTTGAATTGAAGGACCGGGGAGAAAATGGAAAAAAAGCTGCTCATATCCTGAAAGACATGATTTCCAAATACAAACTTCAGGATAAGATTGTGGTAGTGGCTTTCGATGAAAACATATTAAGTTATTTCCAGGAAATAACGGCTGGCAACATCCAGATCGGCACCTCTCAGGAACAAACCAAAGATTTCGTAATAACGGCCCTCTCTGCCATGGAATTTCTGTATCGCCCAAAAGCGACTGTAGTAGCAATCCCCAGCCAAAATTCGGGCATCAATTTGGCTTCAAGACGCCTCATCAATTCTGCTCATCGACGCAACATGGCCGTTCACTACTGGACCATCGATGATCCGGCAGAAATGAAGAAGCTTATATCTCTGGGGGCAGATGGATTGATTACGGACAGACCTGATCTAATGAAAAAAGTCTTAGCCGAAATGGGATATTAA
- a CDS encoding serine hydrolase domain-containing protein, whose protein sequence is MKAIVLLFLLLNTSFLFSQDHIDKIDSYLNTYANTGDFSGCVRIVKGEKVLYEKCVGKLDDENNEKNSPQTAFRIGSISKQFTAAAILLLEEEGLLSTSDPLYRFFPAYPKVAKISIEQLLTHRSGIPDIFALDNFQELVSRDSKLGALSKSLLEAEMEFEPGSRYQYSNGAYALLAQIIEDLSGMSYQSFIQQEIFSPLGMEQSGQDVKASQRLKMAKGYEPKGFKQRIESVELPMELLKGSGSLYSNVYDLSTWISSLKEKSLLSEASYQKLFNNYGNNYGLGVSLYKVFDRKVFGHDGRINGFIADYLHYEEEDISIIILGNIQTGVADFIRRDLAAIVFDEPYESRAKTVSASSDQHLAFEDAIGVYAFGPNFQVYIDEIDGQLHARANEGAYTELVPVEGGKYFSRTLYAFIKFEKGEQNSINKILWINNDGRSFEGKRE, encoded by the coding sequence ATGAAAGCTATTGTACTCCTTTTTCTGTTGCTAAACACTTCTTTCCTTTTCAGTCAGGATCATATTGATAAAATCGATAGCTACTTGAATACCTATGCAAATACCGGGGACTTTTCCGGTTGTGTTCGTATTGTTAAAGGAGAAAAAGTTCTGTATGAAAAATGCGTGGGCAAGTTGGATGATGAAAATAATGAAAAAAATAGTCCTCAGACGGCCTTTCGCATAGGCTCCATTTCCAAACAATTCACAGCAGCTGCAATTCTATTATTAGAAGAAGAGGGCTTACTTTCCACCAGCGATCCCTTGTATCGCTTTTTCCCTGCCTATCCAAAAGTGGCTAAAATTAGTATTGAGCAACTGTTAACCCACCGCTCGGGCATACCAGATATATTTGCTCTGGATAATTTTCAAGAATTAGTTAGCCGAGATAGTAAGCTCGGGGCCTTGTCAAAGTCCCTGCTTGAAGCCGAGATGGAATTTGAACCGGGAAGTCGTTATCAATACTCAAACGGTGCTTATGCTCTACTTGCTCAAATCATTGAAGACCTCAGTGGCATGAGCTATCAGAGTTTTATTCAACAAGAGATTTTTTCTCCGCTGGGCATGGAACAAAGCGGTCAGGATGTGAAAGCGAGTCAAAGATTGAAGATGGCTAAAGGTTATGAACCTAAAGGATTTAAGCAGCGGATTGAGAGTGTGGAACTACCCATGGAATTATTGAAAGGATCGGGATCACTATACAGTAATGTTTATGACCTTTCTACATGGATCAGTTCCTTGAAGGAGAAGTCCTTACTTTCCGAAGCATCTTATCAGAAACTCTTTAATAATTATGGCAATAACTATGGGTTGGGAGTTTCATTGTATAAAGTATTCGATAGAAAGGTATTTGGGCACGATGGAAGAATAAACGGATTCATTGCCGATTACCTGCACTATGAGGAAGAGGATATTTCCATCATAATTTTGGGAAACATCCAAACGGGGGTTGCGGATTTCATACGAAGAGATCTGGCCGCAATTGTTTTTGATGAGCCCTATGAAAGCCGCGCAAAGACAGTTTCCGCTTCTTCAGATCAACATCTGGCTTTTGAGGATGCCATTGGCGTATATGCTTTTGGACCCAATTTTCAAGTGTATATAGACGAAATAGATGGTCAGCTGCATGCTCGAGCGAATGAGGGAGCTTATACTGAACTAGTTCCTGTGGAAGGAGGAAAATACTTTAGCAGAACCCTGTATGCCTTCATTAAATTTGAGAAAGGGGAACAGAATTCCATCAATAAGATTCTTTGGATAAACAATGATGGGCGGTCATTCGAAGGGAAGCGAGAATGA